In Caminicella sporogenes DSM 14501, a single window of DNA contains:
- a CDS encoding S41 family peptidase, which translates to MIKKRTAFFGAIILIVFTMFVTSIADNMIAIKLGDKVVITKKDYDYMVKLQKDLGKMLELKKFIKKYYYKPVDDKIFADGIIKGLFESLGDPYSVYMTKSEFDSFKTQTKGIYGGIGVIVSPGKDGYITVVAPIEDTPGERAGIISGDKIVKVNDKEVTADKLEEAVAMMKGKPGTTVDLTLIRPNNKEPIHVSIKREKIRLKTVKSRIIDNNIGYIKITMFDEKTSEDFKKHLRNLEKKNIKGLIIDLRNNPGGSLNECVKIADELLGKQIIVYTQDRTGKKEYKYSDDKKKVNYPFVILVNGGSASASEILTGAVKDTKSGVIIGTTTFGKGLVQMVDELPDGTGFRLTIAQYFTPNGNYIHGTGIKPDIVIDLPEELKGKIELSDEEDVQLQKALEVLRNKIK; encoded by the coding sequence ATGATTAAAAAAAGAACAGCATTTTTTGGAGCAATTATATTAATTGTATTTACAATGTTTGTTACAAGTATTGCAGATAACATGATAGCAATTAAATTAGGTGATAAGGTAGTAATAACTAAAAAAGATTATGATTATATGGTAAAACTTCAAAAAGACTTAGGAAAAATGCTAGAACTTAAAAAATTTATAAAAAAATATTATTATAAACCTGTAGATGATAAAATTTTTGCTGATGGAATTATAAAAGGTTTATTTGAATCTTTAGGAGACCCTTATTCAGTATATATGACAAAGTCAGAGTTTGATAGTTTTAAAACGCAAACTAAAGGAATTTATGGAGGTATAGGAGTAATAGTTAGTCCCGGTAAGGATGGTTACATTACTGTAGTTGCACCTATTGAAGATACGCCAGGTGAAAGAGCAGGGATTATTTCGGGAGATAAAATAGTTAAAGTTAATGATAAAGAGGTAACTGCAGATAAACTTGAAGAAGCTGTGGCTATGATGAAAGGTAAGCCGGGGACTACTGTGGATTTAACACTTATAAGACCTAATAACAAAGAACCTATACATGTATCTATAAAGAGGGAAAAAATTAGACTCAAAACTGTTAAATCTAGAATTATAGATAATAATATAGGTTATATAAAAATAACTATGTTTGATGAAAAGACATCAGAAGATTTTAAAAAACATTTGAGAAATTTAGAGAAAAAAAATATTAAGGGATTGATAATAGATTTGAGAAATAATCCGGGTGGTTCTTTAAATGAATGTGTAAAAATAGCTGATGAATTATTAGGAAAGCAAATTATTGTCTATACTCAAGATAGAACAGGTAAGAAGGAATACAAGTACTCAGATGATAAAAAGAAAGTTAATTATCCATTTGTAATATTAGTAAACGGCGGAAGTGCAAGTGCTTCTGAAATATTGACTGGTGCAGTGAAAGATACAAAATCTGGGGTTATAATAGGTACAACGACTTTTGGTAAAGGATTAGTTCAAATGGTTGATGAACTGCCTGACGGTACAGGATTTAGATTGACAATAGCTCAATATTTTACTCCAAATGGCAATTATATTCATGGTACAGGTATAAAGCCAGATATTGTAATTGATTTGCCTGAAGAATTAAAAGGTAAGATTGAATTAAGTGATGAAGAAGATGTCCAACTTCAAAAAGCTTTAGAAGTATTGAGAAATAAGATAAAATAA
- a CDS encoding PDZ domain-containing protein: MEWLKLLVLSFQSIFTILFNPFFWLIIFLIYTQYKKVSRMEISLLGEEKATAKERVFSSFGVGILGGVLGTLLMTVLGVTVQLEDFRYILPLAIILMMINIRYLCFSYAGGIISLFSLIFGFPKVNVSSIIAIVAVLHLIESILIRIDGYRHPTPIFIRHDIYGIVGGFTLQRFWPIPFAVILVILAKLQGATNINLPDWWPLFIPKGLDVNNITLQLTVIVAALGYGDIAISSSPKEKVKKSSFRLALYSILLLILAAISCHIYIFKYIASLFAPIAHEGLIIYSQREEKKRRPIYKNPPKGITVLDVKRGSVAEKMGIKSGDIIWKVNNYVIDEKEDLLYILRQFPSFIWIEVIDEKGRSNVLEYADYLNGIGSLGAIIVPRFSDAVVSPQNNMSIIKNLFKKFIKK, translated from the coding sequence ATGGAGTGGTTAAAATTACTTGTACTTTCTTTTCAATCTATTTTTACAATACTTTTCAATCCTTTTTTTTGGCTGATTATATTTTTAATATATACGCAATATAAAAAGGTTTCTAGAATGGAAATTTCTCTTTTAGGGGAAGAAAAAGCTACTGCAAAGGAGAGAGTTTTTTCTTCTTTTGGTGTAGGGATTTTAGGAGGGGTATTGGGAACATTATTGATGACGGTTTTAGGTGTAACAGTACAGTTAGAAGATTTTAGATATATTTTGCCGCTTGCTATAATACTTATGATGATAAATATAAGGTATTTATGCTTTTCATATGCAGGTGGAATAATTTCTCTTTTTAGTCTTATATTTGGATTTCCAAAAGTAAACGTTTCTAGTATAATCGCAATAGTTGCAGTTTTACATCTTATAGAAAGCATTTTGATAAGGATAGATGGATATAGACATCCAACTCCTATTTTTATAAGACATGATATATATGGTATAGTAGGAGGATTTACTCTTCAAAGATTTTGGCCAATTCCATTTGCAGTTATATTAGTTATATTAGCAAAACTTCAAGGTGCAACAAATATTAATCTTCCAGATTGGTGGCCTTTATTTATACCGAAGGGATTAGATGTAAATAATATAACTCTTCAATTAACTGTTATTGTTGCTGCTTTAGGATATGGAGATATAGCAATAAGTAGTAGTCCAAAAGAAAAAGTTAAAAAATCTTCATTTAGATTAGCTCTATATAGTATATTACTTTTGATTTTAGCTGCAATATCATGTCATATATATATATTTAAATATATTGCATCTTTATTTGCTCCAATTGCTCATGAAGGGCTAATTATATACAGTCAAAGAGAAGAGAAGAAAAGAAGACCTATATACAAAAATCCTCCTAAGGGAATTACTGTTTTAGATGTAAAAAGAGGTAGTGTTGCTGAAAAAATGGGAATAAAATCGGGAGATATAATTTGGAAAGTAAACAATTATGTTATTGACGAAAAAGAAGATTTATTATATATTTTAAGGCAATTTCCTTCTTTTATATGGATTGAAGTTATAGATGAAAAGGGACGAAGTAATGTACTAGAGTATGCAGATTATTTAAATGGAATAGGTTCTCTTGGAGCAATTATAGTGCCGAGATTTTCAGATGCAGTTGTTTCACCTCAAAATAATATGAGTATTATAAAAAATTTGTTTAAAAAGTTTATAAAGAAATAA
- a CDS encoding AI-2E family transporter, with translation MFNNSRIPYINLIPLFIVIFILYRIINHIDVFIFISRDFLTILSPFIWAFAIAYLLNPMMTYLEKKFGLKRVWSILIIYLFTIGLITVGITIIFPKIIKNIGDILKDLPDYFDKTEQWITSKINSLKLLDKYGVTAYVEENINSMIQKLSGYLKNVLSTAVSKIIIVTSTFLRIILALIISVYILKDKEKFIRGIKRMMYALLNKKSVDNLFGFLIELDQIFSKFIIGKFIDSCIIGILCFVGLIIIDAPYSLLLSIIVGITNMIPYFGPFIGAIPAVGITLFYSPVKALWVLLFILALQQFDGLWLGPKILGDKVGLTPFWIILAIVLGGGAFGAIGMFLGVPILAVIKVFFERYINRKLKTRKLDI, from the coding sequence ATGTTCAATAATTCAAGGATTCCGTATATCAATTTAATACCATTATTTATTGTTATTTTTATATTATATAGGATTATAAATCATATAGATGTTTTTATATTTATTAGTAGAGATTTTTTGACTATATTAAGTCCTTTTATATGGGCATTTGCCATAGCATATCTACTTAATCCAATGATGACTTATCTTGAAAAAAAATTTGGACTTAAGAGGGTTTGGAGTATATTGATTATATATTTATTTACAATAGGACTTATAACAGTAGGAATTACTATAATATTCCCTAAAATTATAAAAAATATAGGTGACATTCTAAAAGATTTACCTGATTATTTTGATAAGACAGAACAGTGGATAACAAGTAAAATTAACAGTTTGAAATTACTTGATAAATATGGAGTAACTGCATATGTTGAAGAAAATATAAATTCAATGATTCAAAAACTTAGTGGTTATTTAAAAAATGTCTTGAGCACAGCAGTTTCAAAGATTATTATTGTTACATCGACTTTTTTAAGAATTATTTTAGCCTTAATAATTTCGGTATATATTTTAAAAGATAAGGAAAAGTTTATAAGAGGAATAAAGAGAATGATGTATGCTTTATTAAATAAAAAAAGCGTAGATAATTTATTTGGATTTTTAATAGAACTAGACCAAATTTTTTCAAAGTTTATAATAGGCAAATTTATTGATTCTTGCATAATAGGAATATTGTGTTTTGTTGGATTAATAATAATTGATGCTCCTTATTCGCTTCTTTTAAGTATAATAGTAGGCATAACAAATATGATACCTTACTTTGGACCGTTTATAGGTGCTATACCGGCAGTGGGAATAACTCTTTTTTATAGTCCTGTAAAGGCTTTATGGGTTTTACTGTTTATACTTGCACTTCAGCAATTTGACGGACTTTGGCTTGGACCTAAGATATTGGGAGATAAAGTAGGTTTAACTCCATTTTGGATAATTTTAGCTATAGTACTTGGGGGAGGAGCATTTGGAGCTATAGGTATGTTTTTAGGAGTTCCAATATTAGCAGTTATTAAAGTATTTTTTGAGAGGTATATAAACAGAAAATTAAAAACTCGAAAATTGGATATATAG
- a CDS encoding sensor histidine kinase — MENKKKYIIISTMLFQTLLIIIYNISILGSSTLVNLKKSIPFFNIFIGVTTILILISFKEINDYEKKEAELRLMKSNMKNVEELITLLRTQRHEYLSHIQAIGAMLYLEEYKELNKYLRGISTEYRFTNEIVRLGHPALTALINTKRELAKEQGIAFYIKCKHKINLENINSWDLCSLFSNLIENAIEAALASEGKKWIKIMIDKKYDKYIFKIENTGKIKDEIKDKIFEAGFTTQTSVGRGYGLYIVKKIVSKYEGTINFKNTDKGTVVFTISLPSEVNKYDKKVS; from the coding sequence ATGGAGAATAAAAAAAAATATATTATAATTTCGACTATGTTATTTCAGACACTGCTAATAATTATTTATAATATATCGATATTAGGGTCATCTACATTAGTTAATCTTAAAAAGAGTATTCCTTTTTTTAATATATTTATTGGTGTAACAACTATTTTAATACTTATTTCTTTTAAGGAAATAAACGATTATGAGAAAAAGGAAGCTGAACTTAGACTAATGAAATCTAATATGAAAAATGTAGAGGAATTAATAACTTTACTGCGAACACAGAGACATGAATATTTAAGTCATATACAGGCTATAGGTGCAATGCTCTATCTTGAAGAATATAAGGAATTAAATAAATATTTAAGGGGAATTTCGACAGAGTATAGATTTACGAATGAAATTGTTAGATTAGGACATCCTGCTTTAACAGCATTAATAAATACTAAAAGGGAATTAGCTAAGGAACAAGGTATAGCATTTTATATTAAATGCAAACATAAAATTAATCTAGAAAATATTAATTCATGGGATTTGTGCAGTTTGTTTTCTAATTTGATAGAAAATGCTATAGAAGCTGCTTTGGCATCAGAAGGCAAAAAGTGGATAAAAATTATGATAGATAAGAAATATGATAAATATATCTTTAAAATAGAAAATACAGGTAAAATAAAAGATGAAATAAAAGATAAAATATTTGAAGCAGGTTTTACTACACAAACTTCTGTTGGAAGAGGATATGGACTATATATAGTAAAGAAAATAGTGAGTAAGTATGAAGGAACTATAAATTTTAAAAATACAGATAAAGGAACAGTTGTGTTTACGATTTCTTTGCCAAGTGAGGTAAATAAGTATGATAAAAAAGTTAGCTGA
- a CDS encoding accessory gene regulator ArgB-like protein gives MIKKLADNIAYYISKELGYNDEKSEILSYGLEIFLGTTIKLLSISVFAYFLNTFETTMIVLISFIIFRRIIGGTHCNTYNKCYFLSIFLILMLGILGNIIKLSQESNYIAILSVYIFAVVSSVLWVPAGTEKKMIRNKNLRKKIKVKTILLLSIWLGVVFYLSKNSLYYSYIFSSLLGVVSAFLFTTPLGYRLINFKQLKMNLKQGGE, from the coding sequence ATGATAAAAAAGTTAGCTGATAATATTGCTTATTATATATCTAAAGAACTAGGTTATAATGATGAAAAAAGTGAAATACTTTCATATGGCTTGGAAATTTTTCTTGGAACTACGATAAAATTATTGAGCATATCAGTTTTTGCATATTTTTTAAATACTTTTGAAACTACCATGATAGTATTAATATCATTTATAATATTCAGACGTATAATTGGTGGAACACACTGTAATACATATAATAAATGTTACTTTTTAAGTATATTTTTAATTTTAATGTTGGGGATATTGGGAAATATTATAAAACTTTCACAAGAGAGTAACTATATAGCGATTTTGTCAGTTTATATATTTGCAGTAGTATCATCTGTTTTATGGGTTCCAGCAGGAACAGAAAAGAAAATGATAAGAAATAAGAATTTAAGAAAAAAAATAAAAGTCAAAACTATTCTGCTTTTAAGTATATGGTTGGGGGTTGTATTTTATTTAAGCAAAAACAGTTTATATTACAGTTATATCTTTTCAAGCCTATTAGGTGTTGTATCTGCATTTTTATTTACAACACCTTTAGGATATAGACTTATCAATTTTAAACAACTTAAGATGAATCTTAAGCAAGGGGGGGAATAG
- a CDS encoding cyclic lactone autoinducer peptide produces MLKQIKTFLLTSAASVLTLVAMTGVSTKSMWLLYEPDAPKSLKKNF; encoded by the coding sequence ATGCTAAAGCAAATTAAAACATTCTTGTTAACATCAGCAGCTAGTGTATTAACATTAGTAGCTATGACTGGTGTTAGTACTAAAAGCATGTGGTTGCTTTATGAGCCAGATGCACCAAAGAGCTTAAAGAAAAATTTTTAA
- a CDS encoding aminotransferase class V-fold PLP-dependent enzyme produces the protein MIDKKIQLNIRNEIVGINCKVPLSNGKYVTAINFDNAATTPPFKTVINDINRFAPWYSSIHRGTGYKSKYSSRMYEESRETIMEFINANLNSDTIIFVKNTTEAINKLAHRLLPEKNKNVVLSTLMEHHSNDLPWRKRFNIDYIEVDSKGRLSIADLKNKLNKYKNSVRLVTVTGASNVTGYINPIHEIAKLAHKYGAEILVDAAQLISHAPIDMKPKNSPEHIDYLAFSAHKMYAPFGIGVLIGPKSTFEKGEPEYSGGGTIDIVTHDYIKWAKSPHKDEAGSPNIIGVIALISAINTLSLIGMENIFEHEKKLLNYVIKRLKEVPDIILYGDTNNYKDRLGIITFNIKGIHHEILANILSYEGGIAVRNGCFCAHPYIHRLLNINKKIIDERIKNPDMPHPGMVRISFGLYNNFAEIDNLINLLKIISNNKKYFIEKYNSKYFLM, from the coding sequence ATGATAGATAAAAAAATACAATTAAATATAAGAAACGAAATAGTCGGAATCAATTGTAAAGTTCCTTTATCAAATGGTAAATATGTTACTGCTATAAATTTTGATAATGCTGCTACTACTCCTCCATTTAAAACAGTCATAAATGATATAAATAGATTTGCTCCTTGGTATTCTTCCATTCACCGCGGAACAGGTTATAAATCAAAATATTCATCAAGAATGTATGAAGAATCCAGAGAAACAATTATGGAATTTATAAATGCAAATCTAAACAGTGATACAATAATTTTCGTAAAAAATACTACTGAAGCAATAAATAAATTAGCTCATAGACTCCTACCAGAAAAAAATAAAAATGTAGTACTATCTACATTAATGGAACACCATTCCAATGACTTGCCTTGGCGAAAAAGATTTAATATAGACTATATTGAAGTAGATAGTAAAGGTCGTTTATCAATTGCTGATTTAAAAAACAAACTCAACAAATATAAAAATTCCGTTAGATTAGTAACTGTCACAGGTGCTTCAAATGTAACAGGCTATATAAATCCAATACACGAAATTGCTAAATTAGCCCACAAATATGGTGCAGAAATTTTAGTAGATGCTGCTCAATTAATATCTCATGCACCAATTGATATGAAACCTAAAAATTCTCCAGAACACATTGACTACTTAGCTTTTTCGGCTCATAAAATGTATGCACCTTTTGGAATAGGTGTTTTAATTGGTCCTAAATCAACCTTTGAAAAAGGAGAACCTGAATACTCAGGTGGAGGAACTATAGATATAGTTACCCATGATTATATTAAATGGGCAAAATCTCCCCATAAAGATGAAGCAGGTTCTCCTAATATAATCGGCGTAATAGCTCTGATTTCTGCAATAAATACATTAAGCCTAATAGGAATGGAAAATATTTTTGAACATGAAAAAAAACTATTAAACTATGTAATAAAAAGACTTAAAGAAGTGCCAGACATTATTCTGTATGGAGACACAAATAATTATAAAGACAGATTAGGTATAATTACTTTCAACATCAAAGGAATTCACCATGAAATTTTAGCCAATATCCTCTCTTATGAAGGCGGTATTGCAGTAAGAAATGGATGCTTTTGTGCTCACCCTTATATACACAGACTATTAAACATAAATAAAAAAATAATAGACGAACGTATTAAAAATCCTGATATGCCTCATCCTGGAATGGTAAGAATAAGTTTTGGTTTATACAACAATTTTGCCGAAATAGACAACCTCATAAACTTACTTAAAATAATTTCAAATAACAAAAAATATTTCATTGAAAAATACAATTCAAAATATTTTCTTATGTAA
- the uvrB gene encoding excinuclease ABC subunit UvrB, with the protein MNEFKVVSDYKPTGDQPKAIEELSKGIREGIKHQTLLGVTGSGKTFTVANIIEKVQKPTLVIAHNKTLAAQLCSEFKEFFPNNAVEFFVSYYDYYQPEAYVVQSDMYIEKDASINEEIDKLRHSATAALFERKDVIIVASVSCIYGLGDPIDYKNMVLSLRPGMIKSREEILEKLVEIQYVRNDVSFTRGTFRVRGDIIEIFPASSSENAVRIELFGDEVDRITEVNALTGQIIGVRNHVAIFPASHYVTEREKLEMAIKDIEKELEERVKEFKEQGKLIEAQRIYQRTKYDIEMLREVGFCQGIENYSRHISRRKPGSRPFTLIDYFPDDFLLVIDESHVTIPQIRAMYGGDRSRKENLVEYGFRLPSAYDNRPLNFEEFESLINQVIYVSATPGPYEREKSQKIVEQIIRPTGLLDPEIDVRPVEGQIDDLLGEINKRVEKNQRVLVTTLTKKMAEDLTDYLREVGVKVRYMHSDIDTLERMEIIRDLRLGRFDVLVGINLLREGLDIPEVSLVAILDADKEGFLRSETSLIQTIGRAARNIEGKVIMYADTITKSMKCAIDETNRRRRLQSEYNKKHGIVPKGIKKGIRDVIEATKVAEEDVKYGVDMFENLDRDDMLEIIDNLEKEMYEAAANLQFERAAELRDKIAKLKEKLS; encoded by the coding sequence ATGAATGAATTTAAAGTAGTTTCAGATTATAAACCTACTGGTGATCAGCCAAAGGCAATTGAAGAATTAAGTAAGGGAATAAGAGAAGGAATAAAACATCAAACTTTACTTGGCGTTACTGGTTCTGGAAAAACTTTTACTGTTGCAAATATAATAGAAAAGGTTCAAAAACCAACTCTTGTAATAGCTCATAATAAAACTTTGGCTGCTCAGTTGTGCAGTGAGTTTAAAGAGTTTTTTCCAAATAATGCAGTTGAGTTTTTTGTAAGTTATTATGATTATTATCAGCCTGAAGCTTATGTAGTTCAAAGTGATATGTATATAGAAAAAGATGCATCTATTAATGAAGAAATAGACAAACTAAGACATTCAGCTACAGCAGCATTATTTGAAAGAAAAGATGTGATAATAGTTGCAAGTGTTTCATGTATATACGGTCTTGGTGACCCTATTGATTATAAAAATATGGTACTTTCTTTAAGACCCGGAATGATAAAGAGTAGAGAAGAAATATTAGAAAAGCTTGTAGAGATACAGTATGTGAGAAATGATGTAAGCTTTACTCGTGGTACTTTTAGAGTAAGAGGAGATATTATAGAAATTTTTCCGGCTTCATCTTCTGAAAATGCTGTAAGAATAGAGCTCTTTGGAGATGAAGTAGATAGAATAACAGAAGTAAATGCACTTACAGGGCAAATTATAGGCGTAAGAAATCATGTTGCAATTTTTCCTGCTTCTCATTATGTAACTGAAAGAGAAAAATTGGAAATGGCTATTAAAGACATAGAAAAGGAGCTTGAGGAAAGAGTTAAAGAATTTAAGGAGCAAGGTAAATTAATTGAAGCACAGAGAATATATCAGAGAACAAAGTACGATATAGAAATGTTGAGAGAAGTAGGATTTTGTCAAGGTATAGAAAATTATTCAAGACATATTTCAAGGAGAAAACCGGGAAGCAGACCATTTACATTAATAGATTATTTTCCGGATGATTTTCTTTTAGTAATAGATGAATCGCATGTTACTATTCCACAGATTAGAGCTATGTATGGTGGAGACCGTTCTAGAAAGGAAAATTTAGTTGAATATGGATTTAGATTGCCTTCAGCATATGATAATAGACCTTTGAATTTTGAAGAATTTGAAAGTCTTATAAATCAGGTTATTTATGTAAGTGCCACTCCCGGACCTTATGAGAGGGAAAAAAGTCAAAAAATAGTTGAACAGATAATAAGACCTACAGGGCTTCTTGACCCGGAAATAGATGTAAGACCTGTAGAAGGGCAGATAGATGATTTATTAGGAGAGATAAATAAGAGAGTAGAAAAAAATCAAAGAGTGTTAGTAACGACACTTACAAAGAAAATGGCAGAAGATTTAACTGACTATTTAAGAGAAGTAGGTGTTAAAGTAAGATATATGCATTCAGATATAGATACTTTAGAGAGAATGGAAATTATTAGAGATTTAAGACTTGGTAGATTTGATGTATTAGTGGGTATAAATCTTCTCAGGGAAGGATTAGACATTCCAGAAGTTTCATTAGTAGCTATACTTGATGCTGATAAAGAAGGTTTTCTTCGTTCTGAAACTTCTCTGATACAGACTATAGGTAGAGCTGCTAGAAATATAGAAGGCAAAGTAATAATGTATGCTGATACGATAACAAAATCAATGAAATGTGCTATTGATGAAACAAATAGAAGGAGAAGATTGCAATCAGAATATAATAAAAAGCATGGTATTGTTCCAAAGGGTATAAAGAAGGGAATTAGAGATGTTATTGAGGCTACAAAGGTTGCTGAGGAAGATGTAAAATATGGAGTGGATATGTTTGAAAATTTAGATAGAGATGATATGTTGGAAATTATTGATAATCTGGAAAAAGAGATGTATGAAGCTGCGGCAAACCTTCAATTTGAAAGGGCAGCTGAACTTAGGGACAAAATAGCTAAGCTTAAAGAAAAATTATCTTAG